From Candidatus Methylomirabilota bacterium:
ATCCTGGGCGTGGCCGCGGGCTGGTACGCGCGCGAGTTCGACGCCGTCGGCGTGCCCTTCAAGGAGCGCGGCAGGATCTTCGAGCGCAACCTGGACATCCTCCTGCGTCTCTGGACCGACGAGCGCGTCACGCTCAAGGTCGACGAGTTCAACCTACGCGAGGCGGTCCTGGTGCCCCGCACCGCCCAGCGCCCGCGGCCGCCCGTCCTCATCGGCGGCTACGTGGACGCCGTGCTCAAGCGCGCGGGCACGGTGGGTGACGGGTGGCTGACCTATTTCTACACCCCCGAGAGCTTCACCAAGTCCTGGCAGAAGGTCCAGGCCTTCGCGAGGGAAGCCGGGCGCGATCCATCGAAGCTCACGG
This genomic window contains:
- a CDS encoding LLM class flavin-dependent oxidoreductase, whose translation is ILGVAAGWYAREFDAVGVPFKERGRIFERNLDILLRLWTDERVTLKVDEFNLREAVLVPRTAQRPRPPVLIGGYVDAVLKRAGTVGDGWLTYFYTPESFTKSWQKVQAFAREAGRDPSKLTATNQLAIYVGRNRAETEKDMRHWLSTEWDTAAWSESTIEHAIHGSPEECVAQLRAHVQTGVNRIILIPYRYEPEQVERIAKEVLPKL